In a genomic window of Micromonospora cremea:
- the valS gene encoding valine--tRNA ligase, with the protein MTDTARTARASVPERPTLDGLEETWAHRWQEEGTYAFDRSKVTVPGRGAASDAPSRNARRAEVYSIDTPPPTVSGELHMGHVFSYTHTDTTARYQRMRGKAVFYPMGWDDNGLPTERRVQNVYGVRCDPALPYDPVWRPPATPIDEAARRDPTPISRRNFIELCERLTVVDEQAFEALWRRLGLSVDWSLTYTTIGRVARATSQRAFVRNVRRGEAYQAEAPTLWDVGFATAVAQAELEDRERPGAYYRLRFTSSEGREVLIDTTRPELLPACVALVCHPDDERYADLVGGTVRSPLFDVEVPVYAHPLADPAKGTGIAMVCTFGDLADVTWWRELRLDTRVVIGRDGRLLPEPPAGVPAQPYAALAGQTVNSARREIAGMLADAGDLIGEPRPITHPVKFYERGDRPLEIVSTRQWYLRNGGRDAELRATLLARGEELHWVPAHMKHRYDNWVGGLTGDWLVSRQRFFGVPVPVWYRLDSAGEPDWSHPLTPDESALPVDPSSDPAPGYDESQRGRPGGFVGDPDVLDTWATSSLTPQIVGGWETDPELFAQVFPMDLRPQGQEIIRTWLFDSVVRSHLEHGVLPWRDTVLSGWILDPDHKKMAKSKGNVVTPLALLEQHGSDAVRYWAASGKPGMDLAFDPAQIKVGRRLATKLLNASKFALGLGAADALRAPATAPLDRAMLAELATVVAAASAAFDSYDHTAALQATEAFFWRFCDDYIELVKERAYGTGAAADSARAALASALSVQLRLFAPVLPYVTEEVWSWWRYGSVHRAPWPTTHEVARTIEGTGEPALLRLAGDALSQVRRAKSERKLSMKAEVPLAEALGPAALLDQLTLVADDLRAAGRIGKLDLLPDRTPELVIACAF; encoded by the coding sequence ATGACCGATACGGCAAGGACGGCCCGCGCCAGTGTCCCCGAGCGTCCGACCCTGGACGGGCTCGAGGAGACCTGGGCGCACCGCTGGCAGGAGGAGGGCACGTACGCGTTCGACCGCTCGAAGGTGACTGTTCCGGGTCGTGGCGCGGCGTCGGACGCGCCGAGCCGGAATGCTCGCAGGGCCGAGGTGTACTCGATCGACACCCCACCGCCGACCGTATCGGGCGAGCTGCACATGGGGCACGTCTTCTCGTACACGCACACCGACACCACGGCGCGCTACCAGCGGATGCGCGGCAAGGCGGTCTTCTACCCGATGGGCTGGGACGACAACGGCCTGCCCACCGAGCGCCGGGTGCAGAACGTGTACGGGGTGCGGTGCGACCCGGCGCTGCCGTACGACCCGGTGTGGCGGCCGCCGGCGACGCCGATCGACGAGGCGGCGCGCCGCGACCCCACCCCGATCTCGCGGCGCAACTTCATCGAGCTGTGCGAGCGGCTGACGGTTGTCGACGAGCAGGCCTTCGAGGCGCTCTGGCGGAGGCTCGGGCTCTCCGTGGACTGGTCCCTGACGTACACCACGATCGGTCGGGTGGCTCGGGCGACCAGCCAGCGGGCGTTCGTGCGCAACGTGCGCCGCGGCGAGGCGTACCAGGCGGAGGCGCCGACGCTGTGGGACGTCGGTTTCGCGACCGCGGTCGCCCAGGCCGAACTGGAGGACCGGGAACGACCCGGCGCCTACTACCGGCTGCGGTTCACCAGCTCGGAGGGGCGAGAGGTGCTCATCGACACCACCCGGCCCGAGCTGCTGCCGGCCTGCGTGGCGCTGGTCTGCCACCCCGACGACGAGCGGTACGCCGACCTGGTGGGCGGCACGGTGCGCAGCCCGCTGTTCGACGTCGAGGTGCCGGTGTACGCCCATCCGCTCGCCGACCCGGCCAAGGGCACCGGCATCGCGATGGTCTGCACGTTCGGCGACCTGGCCGACGTGACCTGGTGGCGAGAGCTGCGGCTGGACACCCGGGTGGTGATCGGCCGGGACGGCCGGCTGCTCCCCGAGCCGCCCGCCGGGGTGCCGGCGCAGCCGTACGCGGCACTGGCCGGGCAGACCGTCAACAGTGCTCGCCGGGAGATCGCCGGGATGCTCGCCGACGCGGGTGACCTGATCGGCGAGCCGCGCCCGATCACTCACCCGGTCAAGTTCTACGAACGCGGCGACCGGCCGTTGGAGATCGTCTCGACCCGGCAGTGGTACCTGCGCAACGGCGGACGGGACGCCGAGCTGCGGGCGACGCTGCTGGCCCGGGGCGAGGAACTGCACTGGGTGCCGGCGCACATGAAGCACCGCTACGACAACTGGGTGGGCGGCCTGACCGGCGACTGGCTGGTCAGCCGGCAGCGCTTCTTCGGGGTGCCGGTGCCGGTGTGGTACCGGCTCGACAGCGCTGGCGAGCCGGACTGGTCCCACCCTCTCACGCCGGACGAGTCCGCGCTGCCGGTCGACCCGTCCAGCGACCCGGCGCCCGGCTACGACGAGTCGCAGCGCGGCCGGCCCGGCGGCTTCGTCGGCGACCCGGACGTGCTGGACACCTGGGCAACCTCGTCGCTGACCCCGCAGATCGTCGGCGGCTGGGAGACCGACCCGGAGCTGTTCGCCCAGGTCTTCCCAATGGACCTCCGCCCACAGGGGCAGGAGATCATCCGGACCTGGCTCTTCGACAGCGTGGTCCGATCGCACTTGGAGCACGGGGTGCTGCCCTGGCGGGACACCGTGCTCTCCGGGTGGATCCTCGACCCGGACCACAAGAAGATGGCCAAGTCCAAGGGTAACGTGGTCACCCCGCTGGCGTTGCTGGAGCAGCACGGCTCGGACGCGGTGCGCTACTGGGCCGCCAGCGGCAAACCCGGCATGGACCTGGCGTTCGACCCGGCACAGATCAAGGTCGGCCGGCGGCTGGCCACCAAGCTGCTCAACGCGTCGAAGTTCGCGCTCGGGCTGGGCGCTGCGGACGCGCTGCGCGCCCCGGCCACCGCTCCGCTGGACCGGGCCATGCTCGCCGAGCTGGCGACCGTGGTCGCCGCGGCGAGCGCCGCCTTCGACTCCTACGACCACACGGCCGCGTTGCAGGCCACCGAGGCGTTCTTCTGGCGGTTCTGCGACGACTACATCGAGCTGGTCAAGGAGCGCGCGTACGGCACCGGAGCGGCGGCCGACTCGGCCCGCGCGGCGCTGGCCTCGGCGCTGTCGGTGCAGTTGCGGCTGTTCGCCCCGGTCCTGCCGTACGTCACCGAGGAGGTCTGGTCCTGGTGGCGGTACGGCTCGGTGCACCGGGCGCCCTGGCCCACCACACATGAGGTGGCCCGGACGATCGAGGGGACGGGCGAACCGGCGCTGCTGCGGCTGGCCGGCGACGCGCTGAGCCAGGTGCGGCGGGCCAAGTCGGAGCGGAAGCTGTCGATGAAGGCGGAGGTGCCGCTGGCCGAGGCGCTCGGCCCCGCGGCGCTGCTGGACCAGCTCACCCTCGTCGCCGACGACCTGCGCGCGGCCGGCCGGATCGGCAAGCTCGACCTGCTCCCCGACCGCACCCCGGAGCTCGTCATCGCCTGCGCCTTCTGA
- a CDS encoding ABC transporter permease, with product MSTITWITARGLFGRRRFLLLLPLPLVLLGLAVLCRSLGVDPGEWGPPVLVGLGLAVVLPVVSLIIGTGVLGAEIDDGTVVHILTKPLPRWQIVLPKLAVAAGVTAATVALPLYVAGVLADSVRLGLALAAAAALGALAYSALFLALSLVTRRPVLLGLVYVLIWEGLLGNFVSGTKVLSIQQYVIALADRLAPTGLMETTVSVPVASVMTALVSVGFTVLAIDRLRSFSVAGETS from the coding sequence ATGTCGACCATTACCTGGATCACCGCGCGCGGGCTGTTCGGCCGGCGCCGGTTCCTGCTGCTGCTCCCGCTGCCACTGGTGCTGTTGGGGCTGGCCGTGCTCTGCCGGTCGCTGGGGGTGGACCCGGGCGAGTGGGGCCCGCCGGTGCTGGTCGGCCTTGGGTTGGCGGTGGTGCTGCCGGTCGTGTCGCTGATCATCGGCACCGGTGTGCTAGGCGCGGAGATCGACGACGGCACGGTGGTGCACATCCTGACCAAGCCGTTGCCGCGGTGGCAGATCGTGCTGCCGAAGCTCGCGGTGGCCGCCGGGGTCACCGCGGCCACCGTCGCGCTGCCGCTCTACGTCGCGGGCGTGCTGGCCGATTCGGTACGCCTCGGTCTGGCCTTGGCCGCCGCGGCGGCGCTCGGCGCGCTGGCGTACTCGGCGCTGTTCCTCGCGCTCAGCCTGGTCACCCGGCGGCCGGTGCTCCTCGGCCTGGTCTACGTGCTGATTTGGGAGGGGCTGCTGGGCAACTTCGTCAGCGGCACCAAGGTGCTCTCCATCCAGCAGTACGTGATCGCCCTCGCCGACCGGCTCGCCCCCACCGGGCTGATGGAGACCACGGTGTCGGTGCCGGTGGCGTCGGTGATGACCGCGCTGGTCAGCGTCGGCTTCACCGTGCTGGCCATCGACCGTCTCCGCTCGTTCAGCGTGGCCGGCGAGACGAGCTGA
- a CDS encoding ABC transporter ATP-binding protein produces the protein MSTLSLTGVSRWYGNVVAVNDISMALGPGVTGLLGPNGAGKTTLLHMMAGFLSPSRGTVTLDDEPTWRNPSVYRRLGLVSEREAVQGFLTAYEFVLASAKLHRLADPAAAARRAIDLVELESAQDRRIGTYSKGMRQRARVAAALVHDPQVLLLDEPFNGMDPRQRLHMMQLLHTLGDAGRTILFSSHILEEVEQVSGTVQVMVAGRLAASGDFRTIRRLMTNRPHVFAVRSTDDRALAVALIAEPSVSGVELDRTGLTVRAGDYGAFTRALPRIALTRGIRVRQLVPSDESLESVFSYLVEA, from the coding sequence ATGAGCACGCTGAGCCTGACCGGGGTGTCCCGGTGGTACGGCAACGTGGTCGCCGTCAACGACATCAGCATGGCCCTCGGGCCGGGAGTGACCGGGCTGCTCGGCCCGAACGGTGCCGGCAAGACCACGCTCCTGCACATGATGGCCGGGTTCCTCTCCCCGTCGCGGGGCACGGTGACCCTGGACGACGAGCCGACCTGGCGCAACCCGAGCGTCTACCGCCGGTTGGGTCTGGTCAGTGAGCGCGAGGCGGTGCAGGGCTTCCTGACCGCGTACGAGTTCGTGCTGGCCAGCGCGAAGCTGCACCGGTTGGCCGACCCGGCGGCGGCGGCCCGGCGGGCCATCGACCTGGTGGAGCTGGAGTCCGCGCAGGACCGCCGGATCGGCACGTACTCCAAGGGCATGCGGCAGCGGGCCCGGGTGGCCGCCGCGCTGGTGCACGACCCGCAGGTGCTGCTGCTCGACGAGCCGTTCAACGGGATGGACCCGCGCCAGCGACTGCACATGATGCAGCTGCTGCACACCCTGGGCGACGCCGGCCGGACCATCCTGTTCAGCTCGCACATCCTGGAGGAGGTCGAGCAGGTCTCCGGGACGGTGCAGGTGATGGTGGCCGGCCGACTGGCGGCCTCCGGTGACTTCCGGACCATCCGCCGGCTGATGACCAACCGCCCGCACGTCTTCGCGGTGCGCTCCACCGACGACCGGGCGCTGGCCGTCGCGCTGATCGCCGAACCGTCGGTGAGCGGCGTCGAGCTGGACCGCACCGGCCTGACCGTGCGCGCCGGCGACTACGGTGCCTTCACCCGGGCGCTGCCCCGGATCGCACTGACCCGGGGCATCCGGGTGCGCCAGCTGGTGCCGTCCGACGAGTCCCTGGAGAGTGTCTTCTCCTACCTGGTGGAGGCCTGA
- a CDS encoding ABC transporter permease: MPEPSTAALRSTPTGVIHDIGYQRYEGPRLGRRHVFGALYLHGLRTAFGFGRSAKAKIFPWLVVGIVTLVAVALAAVRSQIGEPVATYAQFADAMSWLVLFFVAVAAPELVSRDLRSGVLPLYFSRPLPRGDYALAKLLALITALWLLLGGPQLVMFLGAAFTTKEGLRGVWNELLDLLPGLLYAGLWAVVFASIGLLVASMTGKRAFAAGGVVAVFLMTTPIVGTLSILPSRTANELAGLASPSTLVQGVGIWSLGDLLVEGDQGGPSIGGFGPVYALAALLLVAGATALLLARYRKVAS; encoded by the coding sequence ATGCCTGAGCCGTCAACCGCCGCGCTGCGCTCCACACCGACCGGCGTCATCCACGACATCGGCTACCAACGCTACGAGGGCCCACGGCTGGGCCGCCGGCACGTCTTCGGTGCGCTCTACCTGCACGGGCTGCGCACCGCGTTCGGGTTCGGGCGCAGCGCCAAGGCGAAGATCTTCCCCTGGCTGGTGGTCGGCATCGTCACCCTGGTCGCGGTGGCACTGGCCGCCGTACGCAGCCAGATTGGCGAGCCGGTCGCCACGTACGCCCAGTTCGCCGACGCGATGAGCTGGCTGGTCCTCTTCTTCGTCGCGGTCGCCGCGCCGGAGCTGGTCTCACGGGACCTGCGCAGCGGGGTGCTGCCGCTGTACTTCTCCCGACCGCTGCCGCGCGGTGACTACGCGCTGGCCAAGCTGCTGGCGCTGATCACCGCGCTCTGGCTGCTGCTCGGCGGGCCTCAGCTGGTGATGTTCCTGGGCGCCGCGTTCACCACCAAGGAAGGCCTGCGCGGGGTGTGGAACGAGCTGCTCGACCTGCTGCCGGGGCTGCTCTACGCCGGGCTGTGGGCGGTGGTGTTCGCCTCGATCGGGCTGCTGGTCGCGTCGATGACCGGCAAGCGGGCGTTCGCCGCCGGCGGTGTGGTCGCGGTCTTCCTGATGACCACCCCGATCGTGGGCACGCTGAGCATCCTGCCGTCGCGTACGGCCAACGAGCTGGCCGGGCTGGCCTCGCCCTCCACCCTGGTGCAGGGCGTGGGCATCTGGTCGCTGGGCGATCTGCTCGTGGAGGGTGACCAGGGCGGCCCGTCGATCGGCGGCTTCGGTCCGGTCTACGCCCTGGCCGCGCTGCTGCTGGTCGCCGGCGCGACCGCCCTCCTGCTGGCCCGCTACCGGAAGGTCGCCTCCTGA
- a CDS encoding ABC transporter ATP-binding protein, translating into MTLIATQSLTKTYGGRVTALADLTVAVEPGIIGLVGANGAGKSTLIKILLGLIAPTSGQVSVLGIDPTADPAAVRARVGYMPEHDCLPPDLSAAELVTHLGRMSGLPRTAARERASEALRHVGLYEERYRPVGGYSTGMKQRVKLAQALVHDPDLLLLDEPTNGLDPAGRDAMLALVHRIGTEFGISVLVCSHLLGEVERICDTLIAIDGGRLLRADHISAMTSATDVLAVEVSEGTEELAARLAALDLPVARDGRLLLVPLADDSTYDLILGAVAELDLPLHRLDQRRHRVAELFATRELSHA; encoded by the coding sequence GTGACACTGATCGCGACCCAGTCGCTCACCAAGACGTACGGAGGTCGGGTCACCGCGCTCGCCGACCTCACCGTCGCCGTCGAGCCGGGGATCATCGGCCTGGTGGGCGCGAACGGCGCCGGCAAATCCACCTTGATCAAGATCCTGCTCGGCCTGATCGCCCCGACCAGCGGTCAGGTCTCGGTGCTCGGCATCGACCCGACCGCCGACCCGGCGGCGGTCCGCGCCCGGGTCGGCTACATGCCCGAGCACGACTGCCTCCCGCCGGACCTGTCCGCCGCCGAGCTGGTCACCCACCTCGGCCGGATGAGCGGCCTGCCGCGCACCGCGGCCCGCGAGCGGGCCTCCGAGGCGCTGCGGCACGTCGGGCTCTACGAGGAGCGCTACCGCCCGGTCGGCGGCTACTCCACCGGTATGAAGCAGCGGGTCAAGCTGGCGCAGGCGCTGGTGCACGACCCCGACCTGCTGCTGCTCGACGAGCCGACCAACGGCCTCGACCCGGCCGGCCGGGACGCCATGCTCGCGCTGGTGCACCGCATCGGCACCGAGTTCGGCATCTCCGTGCTGGTCTGCTCGCACCTGCTGGGCGAGGTGGAACGGATCTGCGACACGCTGATCGCCATCGACGGCGGCCGGCTGCTGCGCGCCGACCACATCTCCGCCATGACGTCGGCGACCGACGTGCTCGCCGTGGAGGTCAGCGAGGGCACGGAGGAGCTCGCCGCCCGGCTCGCCGCGCTCGACCTGCCGGTGGCGCGGGACGGCCGGCTGCTGCTCGTACCGCTCGCCGACGACAGCACCTACGACCTGATCCTCGGTGCGGTCGCCGAGCTGGACCTGCCGCTGCACCGACTGGACCAGCGCCGGCACCGGGTGGCCGAACTCTTCGCCACGAGGGAGCTCTCCCATGCCTGA
- a CDS encoding glycosyltransferase family 2 protein, with the protein MVEVGVPKVSVVVPAYNCGPHIEKLTASLLRQSLPADEFEVIFIDDGSTDDTGERLDRLAAAHPHIQVLHTENSGWPSRPRNLGIERARGEYVFFADDDDWFADQALERLHDCAKTYDADLVIGKMAGHGRSVPRELFRKNRFDATLQNAPLIDSLTCHKLFRRSFLNEHGLRFPEGGKRRLEDHSVVVRAYFLSRRTCVLSDYTCYHHAQRGDARNVTSALLEPSSYFESVRDALDIVDANTEPGPLRDRLHRRWLRNEMINRLRGKRLLEAPEDWLEQVALETQKVIQDRFAPGVAAGLPPLQRAVAYLTERGRFADLRRLARWEAGIAGHGRVDALQLDDRAVTVSVAAEIRSADEPIGFRADDGRDVLVLPVDEIAPEVLDSTTQVRKARLDVVARRRETGDEIFLPVTFQIERVGAPDGTDSVHLVHRATTTIDFGALNGGRTRGSWFLKARITNAGWTEDARLPLLFICRADGAPPRIRDERKIWNRLRSAVGRRIRR; encoded by the coding sequence ATGGTCGAGGTGGGCGTCCCCAAGGTGAGTGTCGTCGTGCCGGCGTACAACTGCGGGCCGCACATCGAGAAGCTCACGGCCTCGCTGCTGCGCCAGTCGCTCCCCGCCGACGAGTTCGAAGTGATCTTCATCGACGACGGCTCGACCGACGACACGGGCGAGCGGCTGGATCGACTGGCGGCCGCACACCCACACATCCAGGTGCTGCACACCGAAAACTCGGGCTGGCCGTCGCGGCCGCGCAACCTGGGCATCGAGCGGGCGCGCGGCGAGTACGTCTTCTTCGCCGACGACGACGACTGGTTTGCCGACCAGGCGCTGGAGCGGCTCCACGACTGCGCGAAGACGTACGACGCGGACCTGGTGATCGGGAAGATGGCGGGGCACGGGCGGAGCGTGCCGCGGGAGCTGTTCCGGAAGAACCGCTTCGACGCCACGCTGCAGAACGCCCCGCTGATCGACAGCCTGACGTGTCACAAGCTGTTCCGCCGATCGTTCCTGAACGAGCACGGGCTGCGGTTCCCGGAGGGCGGCAAGCGCCGGCTGGAGGACCACTCGGTGGTGGTGCGGGCCTATTTCCTGTCCCGCCGCACCTGCGTGCTGTCCGACTACACCTGTTACCACCACGCCCAGCGGGGCGACGCGCGCAACGTCACCTCGGCCCTGCTGGAGCCGTCCAGCTATTTCGAGAGCGTGCGCGACGCGCTGGACATCGTGGACGCCAACACCGAGCCGGGACCGCTGCGGGACCGGCTGCACCGGCGTTGGCTGCGCAACGAGATGATCAACCGGCTACGCGGCAAGCGGCTGCTCGAAGCCCCCGAGGACTGGCTGGAGCAGGTCGCCCTGGAGACCCAGAAGGTCATCCAGGACCGGTTCGCCCCCGGCGTCGCCGCCGGCCTGCCGCCGCTGCAGCGGGCCGTGGCGTACCTGACCGAGCGGGGCCGATTCGCGGACCTGCGCCGGCTGGCCCGCTGGGAGGCGGGCATCGCCGGGCACGGCAGGGTGGACGCGCTCCAGTTGGATGACCGGGCCGTCACGGTGAGCGTCGCCGCCGAGATTCGCTCCGCGGACGAGCCGATCGGCTTCCGCGCGGACGACGGGCGCGACGTGCTGGTGCTCCCGGTCGACGAGATCGCCCCCGAGGTGCTCGACTCCACCACGCAGGTGCGCAAGGCCCGGCTGGATGTGGTCGCCCGCCGGCGGGAGACCGGTGACGAGATCTTCCTGCCGGTGACCTTCCAGATCGAGCGGGTCGGCGCACCCGACGGGACGGACTCCGTCCACCTGGTGCACCGGGCCACCACCACGATCGACTTCGGCGCCCTCAACGGCGGCCGGACCCGGGGCAGTTGGTTCCTCAAGGCGCGGATCACCAACGCCGGCTGGACCGAGGACGCCCGTCTGCCGCTGCTGTTCATCTGCCGGGCCGACGGCGCGCCGCCCCGGATCCGGGACGAGCGGAAAATCTGGAACCGGCTGCGTTCGGCGGTGGGTCGCCGGATCCGCCGCTGA
- the cysC gene encoding adenylyl-sulfate kinase, with translation MSNGWVLPDEVLRDAPAYTPRPGELADLELLLTGAYAPLTGFMTRADLVSVSRRGRLADGTPWQVAVTLQLPAALAQGFDPRDPARRALVLTDGEGAPVAALDVADVWPVREGVAGVGGQVWRLGDGGHGPFQRLRRSPEEVRALLPPGRVLGVIADRPLHRPQLAQIAHAARTLAAHLLVMIPVGEGGVAGLPPEALVRSIFAARDRMPPATLVAVPLSHRREEIADALLRARVSAAYGVTHLLSTGEMLSGAGLRVLVPRELAYDNRDGQWRWREDIPPRNRRLALTQEEIDDLLDRGFPLPEWHTPPAVAKELARARPPRRHRGLVVFLTGLSGSGKSTIARGLADVLRESGDRTVTLLDGDVVRRELSAGLGFSKTDRDLNIRRIGWVAAEIARHHGVGICCPIAPYAAGRATAREMALAAGAGFVLVHVATPLEVCEQRDRKGLYARARAGLLTGMTGIDDPYEEPADADLVVDTTDLSVPEAVQAVLHHLTETGWVEIKTPSA, from the coding sequence ATGAGCAACGGCTGGGTGCTGCCCGACGAGGTGCTCCGGGACGCGCCGGCGTACACGCCGCGTCCCGGTGAGCTCGCGGATCTTGAGCTGCTGCTGACCGGCGCGTACGCCCCCCTCACCGGCTTCATGACCCGCGCCGACCTGGTCTCCGTCAGCCGGCGGGGCCGGCTGGCCGACGGCACGCCGTGGCAGGTCGCGGTGACCCTCCAGCTGCCCGCCGCGCTGGCCCAGGGCTTCGATCCGCGCGACCCGGCCCGCCGGGCGCTGGTGCTGACCGACGGCGAGGGCGCGCCGGTGGCCGCCCTGGACGTGGCGGACGTCTGGCCGGTACGCGAGGGCGTGGCCGGGGTGGGCGGCCAGGTCTGGCGGCTGGGTGACGGTGGCCACGGCCCGTTCCAGCGGTTGCGCCGCAGCCCGGAGGAGGTCCGCGCGCTGCTGCCGCCGGGCCGGGTGCTCGGGGTGATCGCCGACCGGCCGCTGCACCGGCCACAGCTTGCCCAGATCGCGCACGCCGCGCGCACCCTTGCCGCGCACCTGCTGGTGATGATTCCGGTCGGTGAGGGTGGCGTCGCCGGGCTCCCGCCGGAGGCTCTGGTGCGGAGCATCTTCGCCGCCCGGGACCGGATGCCGCCGGCCACCCTGGTCGCGGTGCCACTGTCGCACCGGCGGGAGGAGATCGCCGACGCGCTGCTGCGCGCCAGGGTCTCCGCCGCGTACGGGGTCACCCACCTGCTTTCCACCGGGGAGATGCTCTCCGGAGCCGGGCTGCGGGTGCTGGTGCCGCGCGAGCTGGCGTACGACAACCGGGACGGGCAGTGGCGCTGGCGGGAGGACATCCCCCCGCGCAACCGCCGTCTCGCGCTGACCCAGGAGGAGATCGACGACCTGCTGGACCGGGGCTTCCCGCTGCCGGAGTGGCACACCCCGCCGGCGGTGGCGAAGGAGCTGGCCCGGGCCCGGCCGCCGCGCCGGCACCGGGGCCTCGTGGTCTTCCTGACCGGCCTCTCCGGCTCCGGCAAGTCGACCATCGCCCGGGGTCTGGCGGACGTGTTACGCGAGAGCGGCGACCGGACGGTGACCCTGCTCGACGGGGACGTGGTGCGCCGGGAACTCTCCGCCGGGTTGGGCTTCAGCAAGACCGACCGGGATCTCAACATCCGGCGGATCGGCTGGGTGGCGGCCGAGATCGCCCGGCACCACGGCGTGGGCATCTGCTGCCCGATCGCCCCGTACGCGGCGGGCCGCGCCACCGCTCGGGAGATGGCCCTGGCCGCGGGGGCCGGTTTCGTGCTGGTGCACGTCGCCACCCCACTCGAGGTGTGCGAGCAACGGGACCGCAAGGGCCTATACGCGCGTGCCCGGGCCGGCCTGCTCACCGGGATGACCGGCATCGACGACCCCTACGAGGAGCCGGCGGACGCCGACCTGGTGGTGGACACCACCGACCTGAGCGTGCCGGAGGCGGTGCAGGCCGTGCTGCACCACCTGACCGAGACCGGCTGGGTGGAGATCAAAACTCCGTCCGCCTGA
- a CDS encoding DeoR/GlpR family DNA-binding transcription regulator codes for MLAQQRQAAILERVRSTGGVRVTELAIEFGVSDMTIRRDLEALHERGLLAKVHGGATAAGPSSTDEPGFHAKSVRQLPEKAAIADRAAQLVRPGAAVALSAGTTTAELARRLVDVPGLTVVTNSLPVAEILHAGGRPDQTVVLTGGVRTPSDALVGPLAVGAVRTLHLDLLFLGTHGISERAGFTTPNLMEAETDRALVAAADRLVVLADHTKWGTVGISSIVELAAAHVLVSDDRLPPPARRVLEEQVGELIIVNLTGAGRMTRTPTSEGTAQ; via the coding sequence ATGCTCGCTCAGCAGCGGCAGGCGGCCATCCTGGAGCGGGTCCGGTCGACGGGCGGCGTCCGGGTGACCGAGCTGGCAATCGAGTTCGGCGTCTCCGACATGACCATCCGGCGGGACCTGGAGGCGCTGCACGAGCGCGGCCTGCTGGCCAAGGTGCACGGTGGCGCCACGGCGGCCGGCCCGAGCTCGACCGACGAGCCGGGCTTCCACGCCAAGTCGGTCCGCCAGCTGCCCGAGAAGGCCGCCATCGCGGACCGGGCCGCCCAGCTGGTCCGGCCGGGTGCCGCGGTCGCGCTCTCCGCCGGCACCACCACCGCCGAGCTCGCCCGAAGGCTGGTCGACGTGCCCGGCCTGACCGTCGTGACCAACTCGCTGCCGGTGGCCGAGATCCTGCACGCCGGCGGTCGGCCGGACCAGACGGTGGTGCTCACCGGGGGCGTACGCACGCCCTCGGATGCCCTGGTCGGCCCGCTCGCAGTCGGCGCCGTCCGGACGCTGCACCTGGATCTGCTCTTCCTCGGGACGCACGGCATCAGCGAGCGGGCCGGCTTCACCACCCCGAACCTGATGGAGGCGGAGACCGACCGGGCACTGGTCGCGGCCGCGGACCGGCTGGTGGTGCTGGCCGACCACACCAAGTGGGGCACGGTGGGCATCTCCTCGATCGTCGAGCTGGCCGCGGCGCACGTGCTGGTGAGCGACGACCGGTTGCCTCCGCCCGCGCGACGGGTACTCGAGGAACAGGTGGGCGAATTGATCATTGTGAACCTGACGGGGGCGGGCCGCATGACGCGCACGCCGACGAGTGAGGGGACGGCGCAGTGA